A window from Bacteroidales bacterium encodes these proteins:
- a CDS encoding response regulator codes for MLTDLSSKTILIAEDDEINYKYLNLLLSRKTGINILWAINGQIAIDFCHQYKHIDIVLMDLQLPVIDGLEAIRQIKSFRPNLPIIVHTANAYGDECEKCYEAGCDEYITKPASFDQLLYKIENLLTPVHAAKE; via the coding sequence ATGTTAACCGACTTAAGTAGCAAAACCATACTGATCGCTGAAGATGACGAAATCAACTATAAATACCTGAATTTACTGTTATCCAGAAAAACGGGTATAAACATTTTATGGGCTATCAATGGCCAGATAGCCATTGATTTTTGTCACCAATACAAACATATCGACATCGTACTTATGGATCTTCAGTTGCCGGTTATCGACGGACTGGAAGCCATAAGGCAGATTAAATCATTCAGGCCGAATCTTCCCATCATCGTTCATACGGCCAATGCCTATGGAGATGAATGTGAAAAGTGTTATGAAGCTGGTTGTGACGAATATATAACAAAACCAGCCAGTTTTGACCAGTTGTTGTATAAAATTGAAAATCTGCTGACGCCTGTTCACGCTGCGAAAGAATAA
- a CDS encoding AMP-binding protein yields MKTLISLFEDCVKKYNDSVFLLEKKNNKYIGSTFREVHEKVCHFGAGLVAMGVEKGDRLALLAEGRNDWVVAELGIFYAGAINVPLSQKLTEPSEIKFRLQHSGTRFVIVSKTQAKKVLPLMDSLPEVEKAILLDQQPSYEKNEISFSEIMNRGKELLAADPEKFNERWMSVKESDYANICYTSGTTADPKGIILSHRNYTANIEQSLSLFVIPKYWTTLLYLPWDHAFAHTCGIYTLMSCGASAASLQTGDTPMETLRNIPINIKENRPYFLMSVPAIAKNFRSNIEKAIKDKGETTEKLFNTAMNMAYVYNGNGWNKGKGLRFLLKPLVVLFDKILFSKVREAFGGRLEYFIGGGAILDMDLQKFFYALGFPMYQGYGLTEASPVISSNNPDKHKLGSSGTLVKYMDLKICDDKGNSLPAGEEGEIVIRGENVMVGYWKNPEATADAIRDGWLYTGDRGHIDKDGFLYVLGRFKSLLIGDDGEKYSPENIEESLVYHSKYIDQVLLYNNQNAYTTALIYPNAAALKSFIAERNLKPGDENTFTEIVKLIKGQIDMFQSGGKHGNMFPSRWLPSTFSIISEGFTEDNHFLNSMLKTVRPKIHEHFRERFNYMYTPEGKNIVNLQNLNAVKAILK; encoded by the coding sequence ATGAAAACTTTGATAAGTCTGTTTGAGGATTGTGTAAAAAAATACAATGACAGTGTTTTCCTCCTTGAAAAAAAGAATAATAAATATATCGGTTCCACTTTCAGAGAAGTTCACGAAAAAGTATGCCATTTTGGTGCCGGTTTGGTTGCCATGGGTGTTGAAAAGGGCGACCGGCTTGCTCTCCTGGCTGAAGGCAGGAACGACTGGGTTGTTGCCGAGCTCGGTATATTTTACGCCGGTGCCATTAATGTGCCACTCTCACAGAAGCTTACAGAACCGTCTGAAATAAAATTCAGGCTTCAGCATTCAGGTACCCGTTTCGTTATCGTATCAAAAACGCAGGCAAAAAAAGTTCTGCCTTTAATGGATTCATTGCCTGAGGTTGAAAAAGCGATTCTCCTTGATCAGCAGCCATCCTACGAAAAAAACGAAATTTCATTTTCCGAAATCATGAACCGGGGAAAGGAATTACTTGCCGCGGATCCTGAAAAATTCAATGAAAGATGGATGTCTGTTAAAGAAAGCGATTATGCCAATATCTGTTATACTTCCGGAACCACGGCTGATCCGAAAGGAATTATCTTAAGTCACCGGAATTACACGGCTAACATTGAACAGTCATTAAGCCTTTTCGTCATACCCAAATACTGGACTACCCTTCTGTACCTGCCATGGGACCATGCTTTTGCGCACACTTGCGGAATCTATACCCTTATGTCGTGCGGTGCCAGCGCTGCATCGCTGCAGACTGGGGACACTCCGATGGAAACCCTTCGGAATATACCCATTAATATAAAAGAAAACAGGCCCTATTTTTTAATGAGTGTCCCTGCCATCGCAAAGAATTTCAGGAGTAACATTGAAAAAGCCATAAAGGATAAAGGAGAAACAACCGAAAAGCTGTTCAACACAGCCATGAATATGGCTTATGTATATAACGGGAATGGATGGAATAAAGGGAAAGGTCTGAGATTTCTGCTAAAGCCATTGGTTGTGTTATTCGATAAAATACTTTTCAGTAAAGTCAGGGAGGCTTTCGGAGGCCGGCTTGAATATTTTATAGGAGGTGGAGCAATCCTGGACATGGATCTTCAAAAGTTTTTCTATGCCTTAGGGTTTCCGATGTACCAGGGATATGGCCTGACTGAAGCATCCCCGGTGATTTCTTCCAATAATCCGGATAAACACAAACTCGGTTCATCAGGCACCCTGGTAAAATATATGGATCTCAAAATTTGTGACGACAAGGGAAACTCTTTACCTGCAGGAGAGGAAGGCGAAATCGTGATCAGGGGTGAAAATGTGATGGTGGGCTACTGGAAAAATCCTGAGGCCACTGCTGACGCCATAAGAGACGGATGGCTTTATACCGGTGACCGGGGTCATATTGACAAGGATGGTTTCCTTTATGTACTGGGCCGTTTTAAAAGCCTGCTGATCGGTGATGACGGTGAAAAATACAGCCCCGAGAATATTGAAGAGTCACTCGTTTACCATTCAAAATATATTGACCAGGTATTGTTATATAACAATCAGAACGCTTACACTACGGCACTCATTTATCCCAACGCGGCAGCGCTTAAAAGTTTTATTGCCGAAAGGAATCTTAAACCGGGAGATGAAAATACCTTCACTGAAATCGTCAAACTGATTAAGGGTCAGATTGACATGTTCCAGTCGGGCGGTAAACATGGCAATATGTTTCCTTCGAGATGGCTACCCTCGACTTTTTCAATCATCTCAGAAGGTTTTACCGAGGATAATCATTTTCTGAACAGCATGCTGAAAACGGTAAGACCGAAAATCCATGAACATTTTAGGGAAAGATTCAATTATATGTATACGCCCGAAGGAAAAAATATAGTGAACCTTCAAAACCTGAATGCCGTAAAGGCAATATTGAAGTGA
- the metH gene encoding methionine synthase: MDKPSVIELLKDRILLLDGAMGVLVQGYHLKEEDFRGERFKDYRYDVKGNIDLLSITKPDLIQGIHEQYLEAGADIIETNTFSSTSVSQADYHLEELVYELNFESARIAVAAANKYTRQNPGKPRYVAGSLGPTNKTASMSPDVNDPGYRAVSFDDLVGAYAEQIRGLSDGGADLLLIETIFDTLNAKAALFACENFFKATGKRLPVMISGTITDASGRTLSGQTIRAFLTSMSHVRPLSIGINCALGAKEMMPYVAELAKYAPFFVSAHPNAGLPNQFGTYDDTPEIMTHQLRQYLDGGYINIIGGCCGTTPEHIKAFSKLAAGYKPRQVPENTHVTSLSGLEPLFITRESNFVNIGERTNVAGSIKFAKMIREEQFEEALSVAREQVEGGAQVLDICMDDAMLDGEKCMVRYLHLLMSEPEIAKLPVMIDSSKWKIIEAGLKCVQGKSIVNSISLKEGEEAFVEQASKVKQYGAAVVVMAFDEKGQADTFERRIEVCSRAYRILTEKVGFDAENIIFDPNVLAIGTGIEEHNNYAVDFIKTVEWIKKNLPYAKVSGGISNLSFAFRGNNAIREAIHSVFLYYAIKAGLDMGIVNPGMLAVYDDLPADMLEMVEDVVLNRRPDATERLIAFAETLKKQDKKEEKADEWRSAPVEERINHALVRGIIDFIEQDVLEARQNYPKTLQVIEGPLMDGMSKVGDLFGAGKMFLPQVVKSARVMKKAVAVLQPFIEQEKDPNALSSHRNAGKIVLATVKGDVHDIGKNIVGVVLSCNNYDVVDLGVMVPTEKIVEAAQAEDVDIVGLSGLITPSLEIMSEIAKQFEKNGLKKPLLIGGATTSKIHTAVKITPNYSSPVIHVKDASKSVGVVSNLLSDTLRDNFVAQSMKEYGELRESYKTAREKVAYVSLEDARKNKFRIDWDKTEIKVPNFTGLKYYIDYPITEIREYISWVFYFVIWQLRGKFPDILDDPKQGEEARKLFTEANKMLDRIEKEKSLSANGVLGIFPANSIGDDIEVYSDINRSKVLKVFKNLRNQELKQDGPNLCLSDFIAPKESGKIDYLGAFAVTGGLGIDRLLEEFAAQLDDYQGIMIKALADRLAEAFTELLHLKVRKEIWGYAPDENLSLDDLLLEKYKGIRPAHGYPACPEHSEKETLFELLDPERKTGISLSENFMMMPAASVSGLIFANPLSKYFFVGNISPDQVSDYAMRKGMTVDRVESLLASNLNYK; this comes from the coding sequence ATGGATAAACCATCTGTTATTGAATTACTCAAGGATAGAATATTGCTCCTTGACGGTGCCATGGGCGTGCTTGTTCAGGGCTATCACCTGAAAGAGGAAGATTTCCGCGGTGAGCGCTTTAAGGATTACCGGTATGATGTTAAAGGGAACATCGATCTGTTATCGATTACCAAACCTGACCTGATTCAGGGTATACATGAACAATATCTTGAGGCCGGAGCTGATATTATTGAAACCAATACATTCAGTTCCACCTCGGTTTCACAGGCTGACTATCACCTGGAGGAACTTGTATATGAACTAAATTTTGAATCGGCCAGGATTGCAGTAGCTGCTGCAAATAAATACACGCGGCAGAATCCGGGGAAACCCAGATATGTTGCCGGTTCGCTCGGACCTACAAATAAAACAGCATCCATGTCGCCTGATGTGAATGATCCCGGATACAGGGCTGTATCTTTTGATGATCTTGTTGGTGCCTATGCAGAGCAGATCAGGGGATTATCAGATGGCGGTGCAGATTTGCTACTGATCGAAACAATTTTTGATACACTGAATGCTAAGGCCGCCCTTTTTGCCTGTGAAAACTTTTTTAAGGCTACAGGGAAAAGACTTCCTGTAATGATATCAGGAACAATAACGGATGCAAGCGGAAGAACCTTATCAGGACAGACCATCAGGGCTTTCCTTACATCTATGTCACATGTCAGGCCTTTGAGTATAGGAATAAACTGTGCACTGGGAGCAAAAGAGATGATGCCCTATGTTGCAGAACTGGCGAAATATGCACCTTTTTTTGTAAGTGCGCATCCCAATGCCGGGTTGCCGAATCAGTTCGGAACCTATGATGATACGCCGGAGATTATGACCCATCAGCTCCGTCAATACCTCGACGGGGGTTATATAAATATTATCGGCGGTTGTTGCGGAACAACTCCAGAGCATATCAAAGCGTTTTCAAAACTTGCAGCCGGATATAAGCCGCGTCAAGTGCCCGAAAACACCCATGTAACAAGCCTGAGTGGACTGGAACCTCTTTTTATCACACGTGAAAGTAATTTTGTAAATATAGGAGAAAGAACCAATGTGGCCGGGTCGATCAAATTTGCAAAGATGATCCGTGAGGAGCAATTTGAAGAGGCCCTCTCAGTTGCCCGTGAACAGGTTGAAGGAGGCGCACAGGTTCTTGATATCTGCATGGATGACGCCATGCTTGACGGAGAAAAATGTATGGTAAGATATCTCCATTTGCTGATGTCTGAACCGGAAATTGCGAAACTTCCCGTGATGATTGACTCCTCGAAATGGAAGATCATTGAAGCCGGTTTAAAATGTGTCCAGGGCAAATCGATTGTGAATTCGATAAGCCTTAAAGAAGGCGAAGAAGCTTTTGTTGAACAGGCATCCAAAGTAAAACAATATGGTGCTGCAGTTGTCGTAATGGCCTTTGACGAGAAAGGCCAGGCGGATACATTCGAGAGGCGCATTGAAGTTTGCAGCCGGGCCTATCGCATTCTTACCGAAAAAGTGGGATTCGACGCTGAAAATATCATTTTTGACCCCAACGTACTAGCTATCGGAACCGGGATTGAAGAGCACAATAATTATGCTGTCGACTTTATTAAAACGGTAGAATGGATTAAAAAGAACCTGCCGTATGCCAAAGTCAGCGGTGGAATCAGCAACCTTTCCTTCGCATTCCGCGGCAACAACGCCATTCGTGAGGCCATTCATTCCGTTTTTCTTTACTATGCTATAAAAGCCGGCCTCGATATGGGTATTGTCAACCCGGGTATGCTTGCCGTTTACGATGATCTTCCGGCTGACATGCTTGAGATGGTTGAGGATGTGGTTCTGAATCGCCGTCCCGATGCAACAGAAAGACTGATTGCTTTTGCAGAAACGTTGAAAAAGCAGGATAAAAAAGAAGAAAAAGCTGATGAATGGAGATCTGCACCTGTTGAAGAAAGAATCAATCATGCTCTTGTGCGTGGTATTATTGACTTTATCGAACAGGATGTACTTGAAGCCAGGCAAAATTACCCGAAAACCCTGCAGGTAATTGAAGGACCTCTTATGGATGGCATGTCCAAAGTCGGCGATCTCTTCGGCGCCGGAAAGATGTTCCTTCCACAGGTTGTCAAAAGCGCCAGGGTCATGAAAAAAGCGGTTGCCGTTTTGCAACCGTTCATTGAGCAGGAAAAAGATCCAAATGCCCTGTCATCTCATCGAAATGCCGGTAAAATCGTACTTGCCACCGTTAAGGGCGATGTTCATGATATAGGTAAAAACATAGTGGGTGTAGTATTAAGCTGCAACAACTACGATGTGGTTGACCTGGGTGTAATGGTTCCCACTGAAAAAATTGTGGAAGCCGCTCAGGCCGAAGATGTGGATATTGTTGGTTTAAGCGGACTCATAACACCTTCGCTTGAGATCATGAGCGAGATCGCGAAGCAATTTGAAAAGAACGGGTTGAAAAAGCCGCTGCTGATTGGTGGTGCTACTACTTCGAAAATACATACCGCTGTAAAGATCACTCCCAATTACAGTTCACCTGTCATTCATGTCAAAGATGCATCCAAGAGTGTGGGTGTGGTGAGTAATCTTTTGTCCGACACACTGAGGGATAATTTTGTTGCACAATCTATGAAGGAATACGGCGAACTCCGTGAGAGTTATAAAACAGCGCGTGAAAAGGTAGCATATGTTTCGCTTGAGGATGCCCGCAAAAATAAATTCAGGATTGACTGGGATAAAACAGAGATAAAAGTTCCGAATTTCACCGGGTTAAAATATTATATCGATTATCCCATTACCGAGATCCGGGAATACATAAGCTGGGTATTTTATTTTGTGATCTGGCAGCTCAGAGGCAAGTTCCCTGACATCCTCGACGACCCCAAGCAGGGTGAGGAAGCGCGTAAACTGTTTACCGAAGCCAACAAAATGCTTGACAGGATTGAAAAAGAAAAAAGCCTTTCAGCCAATGGCGTGCTGGGCATATTCCCGGCCAATTCAATCGGTGATGACATAGAAGTATATAGTGATATTAACCGGAGTAAGGTTTTGAAGGTATTCAAAAACCTGAGAAACCAGGAGCTTAAGCAGGACGGGCCGAACCTTTGTCTTTCAGATTTCATTGCGCCTAAGGAATCCGGTAAAATCGATTATCTCGGGGCATTTGCTGTAACCGGAGGACTTGGAATTGACCGGTTGCTTGAAGAATTCGCAGCCCAACTCGACGATTACCAGGGTATTATGATCAAGGCACTGGCTGACAGGCTTGCAGAAGCGTTTACAGAACTGCTTCACCTGAAAGTGAGAAAAGAAATATGGGGTTATGCGCCGGATGAAAACCTGTCGCTTGATGACCTGTTGCTTGAAAAATATAAAGGAATACGTCCTGCCCATGGTTATCCTGCCTGTCCCGAACATTCAGAAAAAGAGACCCTGTTTGAACTTCTTGATCCGGAGAGGAAAACAGGCATTTCATTAAGTGAAAACTTTATGATGATGCCTGCCGCTTCTGTCAGCGGACTGATTTTTGCCAATCCGTTGTCGAAGTATTTCTTTGTCGGAAATATTTCCCCTGACCAGGTCAGTGATTATGCCATGAGAAAAGGGATGACCGTTGACCGGGTTGAATCATTGCTTGCCTCAAACCTTAATTATAAATAG
- the metF gene encoding methylenetetrahydrofolate reductase [NAD(P)H] has product MKIIEIFTNSPRTFSFEFFPPRDEIAAVDFGINVGQLLYLNPSFVSVTYGAGGSTRERTFSLVNYLQNKIGLNTMAHYTCVGASREKVATDMEYLLEIGIENVMLLRGDPPKGNVNFVPEPNGFSYANELIEFVTQKKYGFSVGAGANPEKHPEAATMDSYLKNLKEKCGAGAHFLVTQLFFDNNAYYEFVKMARAAGITCRIIPGIIPLTSYKQISRFVNMASTSFPAELLEKMERFKDDDEKAYQTGIEHAINQCVDLLNHDAPGIHFYTLNKSRAAVEVFESLPAGLRH; this is encoded by the coding sequence ATGAAGATAATTGAAATCTTTACCAATTCGCCCAGAACCTTTTCATTTGAATTCTTTCCGCCCAGGGACGAAATCGCTGCGGTGGATTTCGGTATCAATGTAGGGCAACTTTTGTATCTGAATCCTTCATTTGTATCGGTGACTTATGGAGCAGGCGGTTCAACACGTGAGCGTACATTTTCGCTTGTGAATTATTTGCAGAATAAAATTGGCCTGAATACAATGGCTCATTACACCTGTGTGGGTGCATCCAGGGAAAAGGTGGCTACCGACATGGAATATTTGCTTGAAATCGGAATTGAGAATGTAATGCTTCTCAGAGGCGATCCGCCAAAAGGAAATGTAAATTTCGTTCCAGAACCCAACGGATTCAGCTATGCCAACGAGCTGATTGAGTTTGTCACTCAGAAGAAATATGGGTTTTCCGTCGGTGCCGGTGCCAATCCTGAAAAACACCCTGAGGCTGCCACAATGGACAGTTACCTTAAAAACCTGAAAGAGAAATGCGGCGCAGGTGCCCATTTCCTGGTAACCCAGCTATTTTTCGATAATAATGCCTATTATGAATTCGTAAAAATGGCCCGTGCTGCAGGAATTACATGCAGAATCATACCGGGGATCATACCGCTTACCAGTTACAAACAAATCAGCCGGTTTGTCAATATGGCTTCTACATCATTCCCTGCTGAGCTTCTTGAGAAAATGGAACGTTTTAAGGATGACGATGAGAAAGCTTACCAGACGGGCATTGAGCATGCCATCAACCAGTGCGTGGATTTGCTGAACCATGATGCTCCCGGAATTCACTTTTATACACTGAATAAATCCCGTGCGGCTGTTGAAGTATTTGAATCCCTGCCTGCAGGACTTCGTCATTAA
- a CDS encoding sugar MFS transporter gives MTQQKNTQAVGMAFMGMIFFIFGFVTTFNITLADKFKAVFDLSNFEAQLVNGAFFFTYFLLSFASGSIIKKIGYKTGVILGLVLVAAGSFLFFPAAKVPSFPFFLFAIFIMASGVVFLQVAANPYVTALGPSETASGRLNLTQALNSIATTIAPIIASVFVFKTVAESALDSALTPAQQAAQSVPLPFLIIGILVLIIAVVIFALKLPVIPTAGEQRKSVWKYPHVIMGALGIFFYVGAEVGSAALIQRYVQEADPTLDIANAAKMIALYWGGAMVGRFYGSFMLSNVEKSKKYLYTVFVLILAFVVGWYVRREVTDGLIFAGIALVNYLAMQLGSGKANKTLAVFAGIAAILAVATMLVPANMILWVGCSIGFFNSVMFPNIFALGVDGLDKGELSMASGIINTLIVGGAIIPVLMGAVADNYGVKFAFVLPIICYAYIAFFALVGSKHK, from the coding sequence ATGACACAGCAGAAAAATACGCAGGCCGTTGGTATGGCCTTTATGGGGATGATCTTCTTCATCTTCGGATTTGTAACGACATTTAACATTACACTGGCTGATAAGTTTAAGGCCGTATTTGATCTCAGTAATTTTGAAGCACAGCTGGTAAACGGCGCATTTTTCTTTACTTATTTTTTACTTTCGTTCGCAAGTGGCAGTATAATCAAGAAGATTGGTTATAAAACCGGTGTGATACTCGGACTGGTGCTAGTTGCAGCAGGAAGTTTTCTTTTCTTCCCGGCCGCCAAGGTACCGTCTTTCCCGTTTTTCCTTTTTGCCATTTTCATTATGGCCAGCGGTGTTGTATTCCTGCAGGTTGCTGCTAACCCCTATGTTACAGCTCTCGGACCTTCAGAAACAGCATCAGGTCGGTTAAATCTTACACAGGCTCTCAATTCAATCGCTACTACGATTGCCCCTATTATTGCCAGCGTTTTTGTTTTCAAAACCGTTGCTGAAAGCGCTCTGGATTCCGCTCTGACACCTGCACAGCAGGCTGCACAGTCGGTTCCCCTGCCCTTCCTGATTATTGGTATCCTTGTACTGATCATTGCAGTGGTTATCTTTGCACTGAAACTCCCTGTAATTCCTACTGCAGGTGAGCAGCGTAAAAGCGTATGGAAATATCCCCACGTTATTATGGGTGCATTGGGTATTTTCTTTTATGTAGGTGCTGAAGTTGGTAGTGCAGCTCTTATTCAGCGCTATGTGCAGGAAGCAGATCCCACCCTGGATATTGCCAATGCCGCAAAAATGATTGCCCTTTACTGGGGTGGCGCTATGGTAGGCCGTTTCTATGGTTCATTCATGCTTTCAAATGTTGAAAAAAGTAAAAAATACCTGTATACCGTATTTGTACTGATTCTTGCCTTTGTTGTAGGATGGTATGTACGCAGAGAAGTAACTGACGGACTGATCTTTGCTGGTATAGCTCTTGTAAATTACCTTGCCATGCAGCTTGGAAGCGGTAAAGCCAATAAGACACTTGCCGTTTTTGCCGGTATTGCAGCCATTCTTGCTGTTGCCACTATGCTTGTGCCTGCCAATATGATTCTCTGGGTAGGTTGTTCAATCGGCTTCTTCAATTCAGTGATGTTCCCGAATATCTTTGCTCTGGGTGTAGACGGTCTTGACAAAGGTGAACTCAGCATGGCTTCAGGGATCATCAATACACTGATTGTCGGCGGTGCCATTATACCCGTGTTAATGGGTGCAGTTGCTGATAACTATGGTGTGAAATTCGCATTTGTTCTCCCGATCATCTGCTACGCATACATAGCGTTCTTTGCATTGGTTGGAAGCAAGCATAAATAA
- a CDS encoding outer membrane beta-barrel protein produces the protein MKNLKNALIVLVLSFFVLSLNAQTEAGKILVGGSSSLSFSAMTEKYKSDDADGTWGKSTSFSLAPDAGYFVIDGLAVGLQLNMGLSSFKQDDSDYKSSSTMIVAAPFVKYYYGTGKVKPFATASIGFGSQVDKDKNGETTTTDKTGIFGFGGGIGAAMFMNDNVALELGIGYTSMSTKAKEDNDNNRKDINAGVQFQVGITVVL, from the coding sequence ATGAAAAATCTTAAAAACGCCCTGATTGTATTAGTATTAAGCTTTTTTGTTTTATCGTTGAATGCACAGACCGAGGCCGGTAAAATCCTTGTCGGTGGATCCAGCTCTCTTTCTTTCAGTGCAATGACTGAAAAATATAAATCAGATGATGCAGATGGCACATGGGGTAAAAGTACCTCATTTTCACTTGCTCCTGACGCAGGTTATTTTGTAATCGATGGACTGGCTGTGGGACTTCAGCTAAATATGGGTCTTTCCTCCTTTAAACAGGATGATTCAGATTATAAGTCATCCTCAACAATGATTGTAGCTGCTCCTTTTGTTAAATACTATTATGGAACAGGTAAGGTTAAACCTTTTGCTACAGCATCCATTGGTTTTGGAAGCCAGGTTGACAAAGACAAAAACGGCGAAACAACCACTACCGACAAAACCGGAATTTTCGGCTTTGGAGGAGGTATCGGCGCAGCAATGTTTATGAATGATAATGTGGCTCTGGAACTCGGTATTGGCTATACATCGATGAGCACAAAAGCCAAGGAAGACAATGACAATAACCGTAAAGATATCAATGCAGGAGTTCAATTTCAGGTTGGTATCACCGTAGTGTTATAA
- the folE gene encoding GTP cyclohydrolase I FolE yields MDDEKKIIVEGISETGFEKIEKFNGRKTKSLAGLYRKVLLNLGEDPCREGLLDTPERVAKAMQYFTHGYYIKPDEILAASKFHEDYKEMVIVKDIELYSLCEHHLVPFFGKAHVAYIPNEYITGLSKIARVVDAFARRLQVQERLTMQIRDCIQDTLNPLGVAVVIEAKHLCMVMRGVQKQNSITTTSAFTGCFLKDNRTREEFVHMIGINLH; encoded by the coding sequence ATGGATGATGAAAAGAAGATAATTGTAGAAGGTATTTCAGAAACCGGTTTTGAAAAGATTGAAAAATTCAACGGCAGAAAAACGAAATCCCTCGCCGGTTTATACCGTAAAGTATTATTGAACCTGGGTGAAGATCCTTGCCGGGAAGGCCTTTTAGACACTCCGGAACGGGTGGCAAAGGCTATGCAGTATTTCACCCACGGATATTATATAAAACCTGATGAAATTCTGGCTGCTTCAAAATTTCATGAGGATTACAAGGAAATGGTAATTGTAAAGGACATTGAATTATATTCCTTATGCGAGCATCATCTTGTTCCTTTTTTCGGCAAAGCACATGTAGCTTATATTCCCAATGAATACATCACCGGTTTAAGCAAAATAGCCCGGGTTGTAGATGCCTTCGCCCGAAGGCTCCAGGTACAGGAACGCCTCACCATGCAGATAAGGGATTGCATTCAGGATACACTGAATCCGCTTGGCGTTGCAGTTGTGATTGAGGCTAAACATCTCTGCATGGTTATGCGTGGAGTACAAAAACAGAATTCAATAACTACCACATCGGCATTCACAGGATGTTTCCTCAAAGATAACAGGACCCGTGAGGAATTCGTGCATATGATCGGCATCAATCTGCATTGA
- the rfaD gene encoding ADP-glyceromanno-heptose 6-epimerase produces the protein MIVITGAAGFIGSNMVAYMNRLGNTDIVIVDDFSNEAKSANFCNLTFTEKIHRDDFFTWLNVHRDNVEFIFHLGARTNTAEFDVSVFEKLNLGYSKQIWNTCSFYKIPLIYASSAATYGDGSLGYNDDHDIIYRLNPLNPYGESKNDFDKWALEQKSIPPFWAGLKFFNVYGPNEYHKGRMASVIFHAYNQIRETGKMRLFRSHREGIPDGGQSRDFVYVKDVVSVIHWLFINQPSSGLYNLGTGKARSFLDLTKSTFRAMGIKPDIEFIDTPIDIRDKYQYFTEANMQKLRKAGYEETFYCLEDGVSDYVTNYLVPGQIIEQ, from the coding sequence ATGATTGTAATCACCGGGGCAGCCGGATTCATTGGCAGCAATATGGTTGCATATATGAACCGGCTCGGAAATACAGATATTGTCATTGTCGATGACTTCTCAAATGAGGCCAAGTCAGCTAATTTCTGCAACCTTACATTCACTGAAAAGATCCATCGCGATGATTTTTTCACCTGGCTGAATGTCCATAGAGACAACGTTGAATTTATCTTTCACCTGGGAGCAAGAACCAATACGGCCGAATTTGATGTTTCTGTTTTCGAAAAGCTTAATCTTGGCTATTCAAAACAAATATGGAATACCTGTTCATTTTATAAAATTCCCCTGATCTATGCATCTTCAGCGGCCACCTATGGGGACGGATCACTCGGATACAACGACGATCATGATATCATTTACAGGCTAAATCCTTTGAACCCTTACGGTGAATCAAAGAATGATTTCGATAAATGGGCGCTTGAGCAGAAAAGCATACCTCCTTTCTGGGCAGGATTGAAGTTTTTCAATGTATATGGTCCGAATGAATACCATAAAGGAAGGATGGCTTCGGTGATCTTTCATGCTTACAACCAGATAAGAGAAACGGGCAAAATGAGGTTATTCAGGTCACACCGTGAAGGGATACCGGATGGCGGACAAAGCCGGGATTTCGTGTATGTAAAAGATGTGGTATCAGTAATTCACTGGTTATTTATAAATCAGCCGTCATCAGGCCTGTATAACCTGGGTACGGGTAAAGCCAGGTCATTCCTTGATCTTACGAAATCAACCTTCCGTGCAATGGGCATAAAACCGGATATTGAATTCATTGATACGCCGATTGACATCCGTGATAAATACCAGTATTTCACAGAGGCCAATATGCAAAAACTCAGGAAGGCCGGATATGAAGAAACATTTTATTGTCTTGAAGACGGCGTCAGTGATTATGTAACAAACTACCTGGTACCCGGGCAGATTATCGAACAGTAA